From Equus asinus isolate D_3611 breed Donkey chromosome 14, EquAss-T2T_v2, whole genome shotgun sequence, one genomic window encodes:
- the LOC106847164 gene encoding calphotin-like, with protein sequence MESSGNTVGGTRKRTGLGRCRHFFWLGVVFDTVGLTVLFTGIFADLFFYDLLLYLGAIIIVFSLLWWVSWYTGNIELTPEEALKSPFPVPSATTVEALRQGVGHRLSLAVCGVSTTFLRMRRRRTRRILQRRASLDMTVTGEVEKQLEEEAQDKDGMQGVRESGDAQDVCREALGPQPETVESSEAPRPAGPDASPPGPEAGLPRLIKRPSAHLVQSESTLSPPDQPVPPAILPSKSLPVVSLASTCQPLPVLTSESQLVISGASTSQPLVTLASASHLPVPLASTSQPMVPVASRSHFLLPVAAQTHLPLPVASQSHPLVPVAAQTHLALPVDSQSHPLVPVAAQTHLALPVDSQSDPPVPVAVQSHLPVPLASQSQLQNLSQASQTQPPPVQVSQAQAGATLLSLIQLLPTQPFQTQPMDLQVGPAVHDLQALDHTQQAGQSRSWVQEIAPGQASSAQEFHKQPGAQAFESLPPASQKLSQDHPDPKSPLPEAPVPATQAQQSVPPESAPTPASEKKSHPL encoded by the coding sequence ATGGAGAGTTCAGGAAACACCGTCGGTGGGACCAGGAAGCGGACGGGCCTGGGCCGCTGCCGGCATTTCTTCTGGCTGGGCGTCGTCTTCGACACGGTGGGCCTGACCGTGCTGTTCACCGGCATCTTCGCCGACCTGTTCTTCTACGACCTGCTGCTCTACCTGGGTGCCATCATCATCGTCTTCAGCCTCCTCTGGTGGGTCTCCTGGTACACGGGCAACATCGAACTGACTCCCGAGGAGGCCCTGAAGAGCCCCTTCCCCGTGCCCTCCGCCACCACGGTGGAAGCCCTCAgacagggcgtcggccaccgccTCTCTTTGGCCGTCTGCGGCGTCTCCACCACCTTCCTGCGCATGCGGCGGCGGCGCACCAGGAGGATCCTTCAGAGGAGGGCTTCTCTGGATATGACCGTCACTGGTGAGGTGGAGAAACAGCTAGAGGAGGAGGCCCAGGACAAAGACGGGATGCAAGGTGTCCGAGAGAGCGGCGACGCCCAAGACGTTTGCAGAGAGGCTCTGGGCCCCCAACCTGAAACCGTCGAAAGTTCCGAGGCACCTCGCCCTGCAGGCCCTGACGCTAGTCCTCCGGGCCCCGAGGCTGGGCTGCCACGGCTTATTAAACGACCATCGGCTCATCTGGTGCAGTCCGAGTCCACTCTGTCTCCTCCGGACCAGCCCGTGCCTCCAGCCATCCTCCCCTCCAAGAGCCTGCCTGTAGTCTCTTTGGCCTCCACTTGCCAGCCTCTGCCTGTTCTTACTTCCGAGAGCCAGCTTGTCATTTCTGGGGCCTCTACGAGCCAGCCTCTGGTCACTCTTGCCTCTGCAAGCCATCTTCCTGTCCCCTTGGCCTCTACGAGCCAGCCCATGGTGCCTGTGGCCTCTCGGAGCCACTTCCTGCTGCCTGTGGCTGCACAGACCCACCTCCCGCTGCCTGTGGCCTCTCAGAGCCACCCCTTGGTGCCTGTGGCTGCACAGACCCACCTCGCGCTGCCTGTGGACTCTCAGAGCCACCCCTTGGTGCCTGTGGCTGCACAGACCCACCTCGCGCTGCCTGTGGACTCTCAGAGCGACCCCCCAGTGCCTGTGGCTGTACAGAGCCACCTCCCAGTCCCTCTAGCTTCCCAGAGCCAGCTCCAGAATCTTTCTCAGGCCTCTCAAACTCAGCCTCCACCTGTGCAGGTTTCCCAAGCCCAGGCTGGGGCCACCCTGCTCTCTTTGATTCAGCTTCTGCCCACCCAGCCTTTTCAGACCCAGCCTATGGACTTGCAGGTCGGCCCAGCTGTTCATGACTTGCAGGCCCTGGATCACACCCAGCAGGCCGGCCAGAGCCGCTCTTGGGTTCAAGAGATTGCTCCAGGCCAGGCTTCATCTGCCCAGGAGTTTCATAAGCAGCCGGGGGCTCAGGCTTTTGAGAGTCTGCCACCAGCCAGCCAGAAGCTAAGTCAAGATCACCCTGACCCCAAATCCCCACTCCCAGAGGCCCCAGTTCCAGCCACTCAGGCCCAGCAGTCAGTGCCCCCCGAGAGTGCGCCCACCCCAGCCTCGGAGAAGAAAAGTCACCCCCTCTAG